CAGAACCTGGTCGACATGATGGCCAAGGCCGAGGCCGAGGAGCGGTGGGACGTGCTCGGCATGGGCCACGTGATGAAGGCCTGGGGATGGCATACCGCCACCAGCCTGTATGGCGAGATCATCATCAAGGAGGCGTTCGACGTCAACAAGTCGACCTTCAACTACGACAGCCAGGAGTTCGCGTACGAGGAGGTACGCCGGCACCTGAACCTGGCGATCGAGAACCTGCAGCGCACCGACGGCCGGGTGGACCCGGTGTACCTGGGGCGCGGCGACCGCTGGTACAACGGCGACCGCGAGAAGTGGCTCAAGTTCGCGTACGGCCTGCTGGCCATGAACCTGAACCATTACAGCAACAAGGCGTCGTACAAGCCGGCCGAGGTGATTGCGGCGGTGGACAAATCGTTCGCCAGCAACGCGGACGACGCGCTGCACACGTACACCAACCAGAGCACCAACAACGACGACGTCAACTTCCTGGGCCGCAGCCGCAGCAACCACCAGGCGTTCCGGCAGACCCGGTTCGTGGTTGACCTCATGAACGGGACGCACTTTGGCGGCGTGGTGGACCCGCGCATGAGCCGGATGCTGGCGCCGGCGCCGGACGGGCAGTACCGCGGGCTGGACGTGAACACGGTCAACTTCGGGGCGCTGCCGGTGGCCCAGCGGCCGAACAACTTCTTCGGCTACCCGGAGCTCGGCGGGCTGAACCTGCCCGGCCGCTACCTGTTCGACAACCGGGCCAAGATGCCCGTGATGACGTACGCGCAGCTCCAGTTCGTGAAGGCCGAGGCGGCGCTCCGGTCCGGCCAGCGCACGGTGGCGCTCACGGCGTACCGCAACGGGATCGGCGCGCACATCGACTTCGTGAACGCGCGCAACAACGACGCGGGGCAGACCCCGACGCAGATCACCGCGACGGAGCGCGCGGCGTTCCTGGCCAGCCCGGCCGTGGTGCCCACGGCGGCCAACCTGACGCTGTCGCACATCATGACGCAGAAGTACATCGCGCAGTGGGCGTGGGGGCACAGCGAGCTGTGGATGGACATGCGCCGCTACCACTACACGGACGCGGACCCGCAGGCCGGCCGGCAGGTGTACCCGGGCTTCGCGATCCCCACCAGCCTGTTCCCGGACAACAACGGGAACCCCGTGTACCGCCTGCGCCCGCGCTTCAACTCCGAGTACGTGTGGAACCGCCCCGGTCTGGAGGCGATCGGCGGGCTGGACGCCGCCTACCACACGAAGCGGCTCTGGATCACCGAACCGTAACGGGATGACGATGCAGAAACTCAAATCGATCGCGGCGCTGCTGTGCGCCGCCGCCGCGCTGGCCGGGTGTGAGAAGATTGGGCCGCAGGACATCACCGGCCCGGACCCGGTGGCCCGCATCAAGTTCTACAACTTCGGCGTGAACGCGCCGGCGGTGAACTTCTACGCGAACGACACCAAGATGACGGCGGTGAGCTCCACCACCGGCAGCGAGTCCACGAGCGGGGTGGCCTACGCGGGCGTGGGGAACGCGGGGCTGTACTCCGCCATCACGCCGGGGCAGTACACCGTGTCGGGCCGGATCTCGGCCACGACCGACAAGGACCTGCCCATCTCCAGCATCCCGGTGAACATCGCGGCGGGGAAGCTGTACTCCGTGTTCCAGAGCGGGGTATACAACGCCACGGCCAAGTCGGTGGACGGCTTCGTGGTGGAAGACAACTTCCCCACGGCGCCGGATTTCACGACGGCGCGGGTGCGCTTCGTGAACGCGATTCACAACTCTGCCCCGATGATGCTGATCGCGCGCGACTCCACCACCAAGCAGGAGTACCCGGTGGGCGGCACGATCGCGTACAAGTCGGCCGGCGAGTTCGTGAACCTTCCGGCGGGGATCTACACCCTGAGCACGCGCACCCAGGGCTCCAGCACCAACGTGATCGTGCGTACCGACGTGGGCTTCGGAATCGGCCGCGTGTACACCATCGCCTCGCGCGGCGACATGACGATCACCTCCGCTACACCCGCTCCTGACCGCCGTCCGTCGCTGGACCTGACGACGAACTTCTAGTCGCTGGGGGGAACACGCACGGAAAAGGCGCCCGGCTCCGGCCGGGCGCCTTTCGTTCGTCCGGGCACGGGATGCCGCCCGTCGGAGTGGCGCCGCCCGCGGCCGTGCCGTATGCTACACGGACGACGCGATCTCGCCGATCCCCTCGCACCCCGCTGCCCATGCGACCCGGTTCAGTGCCTTTCGTGCTCCGCCGCTCACCCCGCCCGCTCGCCGCCGCCATGCTCCTGCTGGCGGCGGCGTGCACGCCCCCACCCGCCTCCGCGCCCGCCCCGGCTGCCATGGCGGGCCCCCCTGCCTCGCCCGACGCGCCGCCGCCCGTGCAGCGCGAGTTCCGCGGAGTGTGGGTGGCCACCGTCGCCAACATCGACTGGCCGTCGCGCCCCGGCCTTCCCGCCGACAGCCAGCGCGCGGAGATGGTGCGCATCCTGGACCGCGCCGCGGCGATGAAGCTGAACGCCATCGTTCTGCAGGTGCGGCCCGCGGGGGACGCGCTCTACCCGTCCGCGCTGGAGCCGTGGTCGGAGTACCTCACGGGGGCGCAGGGGCGCGCGCCGTCGCCCGCGTACGACCCGCTGGAGTTCGCGGTGACGGAGGCGCACCGCCGCGGGATGGAGCTGCACGCCTGGTTCAACCCGTACCGCGCGCGGCACCCCTCCGCCACCACGCCGCAGTCGGCTGGGCACCTCAGCAACACGCGCCCGGCGCTGGTGCGCACGTACGGCCGGCACCTGTGGATGGACCCCGGCGAGGACTCGGTGCGCGCCCACTCGCTTGCCGTGATCCGCGACGTGGTGCGCCGCTACGACGTGGACGGCGTGCACATCGACGACTACTTCTATCCGTACAAGGAGCGTGACGCGGCCGGGGCGTTGATCGACTTCCCGGACGACTCGTCGTACGCGCGCTACCAGCGCGGCGGCGGCCGGCTGGGTCGCGATGACTGGCGCCGCAACAACGTGGACCGCTTCGTGGAGGAGATGTACCGCGAGGTGAAGCGCGAGAAGCCGTGGGTGCAGGTGGGGATCTCGCCCTTCGGCGTGTGGCGCCCCGGCTATCCGCCGCAGATCACCGGCTTCGACGCGTACCAGGAGCTCTACGCGGATTCGCGGAAGTGGCTGCGCGAGGGATGGGTGGACTACTTCACCCCGCAGCTCTACTGGCAGACGGCGCGCACCGGCGTCAGCTACCCCGTGCTGCTGGGGTGGTGGATCGGCGAGAACGTGCACGCCCGCCACATGTGGCCCGGCAACTTCACCAGCCGCGTGGGGAACGCCACCGAGGGAAACTGGCGCACCGACGAGATCATCGAGCAGATCTACATCACGCGCGGTCAGGCGGGCGCCACGGGCAACGTGCACTTCAGCATGAAGATCTTCATGCAGAACCCCGACTCGCTGGTGGACCGCCTCACCAACGACGCCTACCGCGAGCCGGCGCTCATCCCCGCCACGCCGTGGCTGGGCGGCCGCGCGCCGTCGCGCCCGGCGGTGACGCTGGAGGGGTCCACGGTGCGCTTCACCCCCGGCGCCGGCACTCCGCCCGCGCGCTGGGTGGTGCAGTCTCGCCACGGCGACCGCTGGCGCACCGCCATCCTCCCCGGCGGCGCACGGTCGCACGTGGTGGCGGCCGACTCGCTGCGCGCCGTGGCCGTATCCGGCGTGGACCGGCTGGGGAACCAGAGCGCGCCCGTCGTGGTGCAGGCGCCGTAGCGGACGGCCACGCGCGCCGTACGAGCAGCGGAAGGCCCGGCGAGAAGCGTCTCGGCGGGCCTTTTCGCGCTCAGTGTCCGATCTGGCAGCGCCAGCCGCAACTGGACAGCGTTGCAGCTTGTGCCGCGGCGCCCGTGCGGTTTACTCGTAGAACCGGATGTGTCCCTCTGTTGATGCGGCCGGAGAGAAGTCGTATGCCAAAGATCGGGATCCTGACGATTCACGGGATGGGCGAGCAGGAGGAGGACTTCGACGGAAACGGGAGTCTCACGCGGAGGCGCAGAGACGCAGGAGAGAACTGCGACTGCATGGCTCACACAGAGACACAGAGCCACAGAGAGAACCCGCAAAAGGTTTTCTCTGTGGCTTTCAGTTCCTTCTGTGGCCTCTGTGTGAGGCTTTTCTCTGTTGTTCTCTCCCTGCGTCTCTGCGCCTCTGCGTGAGACAAGCCGGTTCTCTGTGTGGTGCTGTTTTACGGCGCCGCGGTATCCGGCGCGGGGGCGAGCGAGTCGGGCACCAGGGAGTCGGGCGCGGGGCGGGCGGGGGCGACCACGCGGCCTCCCAGCACGCGGCAGGCACCCGCGGGCTCGGTTCCGGCGATGAAGTACTCGCGGCGGGCCGCGGCGGCCGGGCAGGCGCCGCTGAGGGGCCGCCGCGTCGCCGCGTCCGCCGCCACGGCGACGACGCCGGCCGGCATCGCCCACGGCGCCGGAGAGCGGCGGCGGGCGTAGGCGGCGCGCATCATCTCCCCCCAGATGGGCGCGGCCAGGGTGCCGCCGAACGCGCCCGGGCCGATGGAGCGCGGACGGTCGAAGCCCAGCCACACCGCCGTCACCATCTCTGGCGTGTAGCCCACGTACCAGACGTCGGTGCCGTCGTTGGTGGTCCCCGTCTTCCCCGCCATGGGGACGCGCGCGGGGAGGCGCGTGCGTGCCTCGCGCCCGGTGCCGCGCTCGGCCGCGTCGCGCAGCAGGTCGGTGGTGACGAAGGCCAGGGCCGGGGAGAGGGTGCGCACTCCGCGCCCGCGCCCGTCGTACACCACGCGCCCGCCGCCGTCCATCACGCGCCGCACCAGAAACGGCTCCACCCGCATCCCGTTGTTGGCGAACGCCGTGTACGCCGCCGCCATCTCCAGCGGCGCCACCGCGCTCGCGCCGATGGCGGAGGACGGGTACGGCTGCACCTGCGACTTGATGCCGAAGCGGGCCGCGATCGCCGGGAGCGTCTGCCACCCCATCGTCTGCGCGAGCTGCACGGCGACGGTGTTGACCGACTCCACCAGCCCGTCGCGCACGGAGATCGGCCCGCGAAATCGTCCGTCCGAGTTGCGCGGCGAGTACACCGCGCTGCCGCGCATGACGATGCGGAGCGCCGTGTCTTCCATCATGGTGGCCGGGGTGGCGCCCTGCTCCAGCGCGGCGGCGTACACCAGCGGCTTGAACGACGAGCCCGGCTGGCGGCGCGCGGCCGTCACCCGGTTGAAGTGCGACTCCTCGAAGTTGCGCCCGCCCACCATCGCCAGGATCTCGCCGGTGCGGGCATCCACCGTGACGATGGCGCCCTGCAGGTAGGTGGTGCCGGTGGGGCTCGCCGTCCCCGGCGCGCCCATGCGCGGGCCACGGTACCACGCCTCGCGCTCGATGCGCGCCAGCCCGCGCACGAGGGCGCTGTCGGCGGCGTTCTGCGCGGCGGGGTCGATGGTGGTCCACACGCGGGCGCCGGTGGTGCCGTACTGCGGGCCCACGCGCTGCGCCAGGATCTGCTTCGCCTGCTCGATGGCCCACTGCGGGCGCGCCGAGTAGCCGTGGTTGGGCGCCAGGCGGATGGTGGTGCGCTTCGCCGCCGCCGCCTGCGCGCGGGTGATGGCGTTGCTCTGCGCCATCAGGTCCAGCACCAGGTTGCGCCGCTCCAGCGCCCGCGCCGGGCTGATCTTGGGGGAGTAGACGCCGGGCCCCTTGGGCAGGGCGGCCAGCATCGCCGCCTCCTCGATGCTGAGCTGCGCCGCGCCCTTGCCGAAGTAGTGCCGCGCCGCCGACTCGATGCCGTACCAGCCGTGGCCGAAGTAGATCCAGTTGAGGTACGACTCCAGGATGCGCTCCTTGCCGTGCCGCTGCTCCAGCTCCAGCGCGAGCCGCATCTCGCGCAGCTTGCGCTCGGCGGTCTGCTCCTGCCGGTTGACCCGCTCCGGGTACATCGCCCCGATGAGCTGCTGCGTGATGGTGGACGCTCCCTCGCGGTCGCCCCCCAGCGTGTTCCTCAGCGCCCGGGCCACCGCGCGCGCGTCCACCCCCGCGTGCTCAAAGAACCTGCGGTCCTCCACCGCCACGAACGCCATCGGCACGTACCGGGGCAGCGTGCGCATGGCGATCACCGTGCGAACCTGCGGCCCCAGCTCCGCGATCAACGACCCGTCGCGTGCGTAGACGCGCGCGCTCTGGGTGGGCGCGCGCAGGGTGATCTCCTGCGCACTCGCGGGGAGGGCCAGGAGCGCGGCCGCGGGAATCGCGAGCCGAAGGGCGCAGGGGAGGCGGATGGGCATGGGATGACTGGGTCTGACGGCGGGAAGTGTGCGACGGAGGAATATAGCGAAAAGAATCACACAGAGGGCACAGAGGAGACTGCAAGGCCACGGAGAACCCCTTTCCGTTCCACTTGCCGTACCCCTCTGCGTCTCTGTGTGAGGGCTGTTGTCGTTACTGCGTCGTCGCGGCGGTGGCGGTGGCGGGGAGCAGGCCCTTGCCGGTGTAGCGCTGGCCGCCGTGGTGGCGGGGACCAAGGACGCGCTCGCCGTAGCCGTTCTCGGGGTCCTTGCCGCGGCGGAGGGCGCGCTGCACGGCCACCTCGCCGCGGTTGTAGGCGATCACCGCCAGGCGCACGTCGCCGTCGAAGAGCTCGATCATGTTGCGCAGGTTGGTGAAGCCCACGCGCATGTTGGTGTCGGGGTCCAGCAGCTCCTTGGGGGTGTCCACCTCGGGGTCGATGTCGGTGGCGGTGCCCAGCATCACCTGCGTGAGGCCCAGGGCGCCCATGTTGCCGGCGTCGGCGTCGAAGACGCTCTCCACGCGGATCAGGCGGAAGGCCAGCTCGGGGTCGATGCGCTGCGCGAGGGCGGCGTCGTAGATGCGGCGCGCCAGGGGGCGGGTGACGTTGTAGCGCTCCATCAGCCCCGTGAGCACGGCCTCGCGCCCCGTTTCCTTGAGGACCGCGCGGCGCAGGTAGCGCGCCTCCACCCCGAGAGGCGGCTTGGCGACCGGAGTGCCCAGGTGCTTCAGCGTGTCCGGCGGGCCGGCGGGCGGCCGGAACACCGCCGCGACCCCCGCGGTGTTGTAGGCGATCGCCACCGCACCCGGGATCACCAGGAGCGCGGCAAGCAGCAGCTTCCACCACGACCAGGCGGCGACCCGGCCGGTGACCTGCCTGGGCTGCTGGCGCCTTTGTTCGATCATCCTGCCACTCCGGGTTGCGGCTTCAACAGGCTCACGAGACGGGAAGGCGGAGGGTGAACGCGCTCCCCTCGCCGGGGGCGCTCCTCACCGTGAGCTCCGCGCCCAGTAGCCGCGCCGGGCGTGCTCGTAGCCGTACATGCGCGCCATCGCGTCGTTGCACTCCAGGAGCACCCCGTGCCGGTACGCGTGCTCGATCTGCTCGTCCATCGGCACGTCCAGCGGCACGGGCGGATCGAACTCGAAGCACCAGATCCCCTCCGAGCTCTGCTCGACGAAGGCGCGGTAGCGCTCTTCCGGGGTGGAATCGGTACGCAGCACGACGGTCCGGTAGCGGGTTCCGGGCGATGCGGGCAGCGTGCGGTTCCTGCAAAGCCGGAGCCGCGGAGAAAAGCCTCACACGGAGGACACGGAGGGGACGGCAAGGCCACAGACCACACTTCCTGAACGGAGCGCCTCACCGTCGCCTGCGTACACGCGGAGTCCTGGCGCGGAGTGAAGGAGAGGGGCTCTGCCGCGCCTGCGGATCCATCCAATGTTCGGTAGCCGGTCGTTTGGGAACCCATGCGAGCGGGATGCCCAAGGCCGCTGCTGGAATGGGCCGCGGCCGGCGGAGCCTCTTCGATACGGTGTTGTCGTGCCCGAACATGGGATGGGATGGTGCACACCGCAGAGCCCGTCTCCTTCACTACGCGCCACCGGATTGTGCCGTGAAGCCGCGGGCGGAGGGGGGCGCTCCGTTCAGGAAGTATTTTGTATCTTGGCTCTGTGTCTCTGTGTGAGCCATGCTGTTGCTTTTCTCTCCCGCGTCTCCGCGCCTCCGCGTGAGGCCCGCTGTTCATGTCGGCGTGAGCTCCATCGCCTGGGCCAGCAGCTCGTGGGAGCGGAGGCGGGCGGCGTGGTCGTGGGTCACGGTGACGGCCATCACCTCGTCGACGCCGCAGCGGGCGGCCAGGCGGCGCAGCTCGGCGGCGACGTGGGCGGGGTCGCCGACGATGGCGCGGGCGCCGTCGGTGCCGAGATCGGGGAGGCGCCAGGATTCGCCCAGCTCGCGCAGCGCTTCGTCGGGGGAGGGGATGCCCCGGTCGCGCCCGATGGCGATGCGGCGGCGCCAGAGCTCCAGCGAGGAGGAGAGGCGCCGCGCCGCATCGTCCGTGTCCGCGCAGATGACGCCGACCGCGAGGGATGCGCGCGGATTGGGGAGGTGAGGCCCGGGGAGGAAGCGCTCGCGGTAGGCGCGCAGGGTGGTGGCGCCGTCTTCGCCGCTGATGAACTGGGCAAAGGTGAAGCTGAGCCCCATCTGCGCGGCGTACCCCGCGCTGCCGCCGCCGGAGCCCAGGAGCCAGAGCTGCGGGATCGTATCGCCGCGGGGCATCGCGCGGACGCGGCCCCACGGATGCCGCTTGTCGTACGAGTTCTCCAGCCAGCCGATCAGCTCCGCCACCTGCTGGGGGAAGTGCTCGATGGAGATGCTGCGCCCGTAGCCCAGCGCCATCACCGCGCGCGCGTCGCCCCCCGGCGCCCGCCCGATGCCCAGGTCCATGCGGCCGGGGAAGAGCGCCTCCATCACGCGGAACTGCTCCGCTACCTTGAACGGCGAGTAGTGCGGCAGCAGCACGCCGCCGGAGCCCACCCGCAGCGTCGTCGTGGCGGCGGCGACCATCGGGATCAGCACCTCCGGCGCGGAGCCCGCAAACGAGTTGGTGCTGTGGTGCTCGGCCAGCCAGTAGCGCGAGTAGCCGAGCCGCTCCGCCAGCCGCGCTAGCTCCAGCGTGTTGCGCACCGCGTCCGCCCCCGTGCCGCCGGTGGGCACGGGGGATTGGTCGACGATGCCGATCTTGAGAGGTGTGCCGCCGCTCACGCGAAGCGGCGCGCGTCGATGACGGTGCCGTTGACCTCGTCGTGGACGCTGCTGAGGTACGCCCTCGCCACCACCGCCGCGGGGAGGCCGCCCGACGGGTCCTGCCCCATCTGCACCAGCGTCTCGCTCACCCACGGCGGGCTCACGGTGTTGACGCGGATGCCGCGCGGAGCCTCCAGCGCGGCGGCGCGCGCGAACGCCTCTACCCCCGCGTTCACCAGGCTGATGGCCGCGCTACCGGGGATCGGCACCTGGCTCAGGACGCCGCTGGTGAGGGTGATGGAGCCGCCGTCGCGGACGTGCTCCATCCCCAGACGCACCAGGTTGACCTGCCCCATCAGCTTGTTCGCCAGGCTGAAGGCGAAGTCGTCGTCGCTCAGCTCCGCCAGCGGGTTGAAGCGCGCGCTCCCCGCGCACGACACCACCGCGTCCACCTGGCCGATGCCCGCAAAGAGCTCGCGGATCGACTCGGGGCGCGAGATGTCGGCCCGCACGTCGCCGCTGCTGCTTCCCACGCGGATGACCTCGTGCCCGCCCAGCGCATCCGCCACCGCGCTCCCGATGGTCCCCGTCGCGCCGATCACCATCACTCTCATCTTCCCACCTCGTTCCGGAATGGACTTCGACCGTGTGCAGCACGATGCCGCCGCGTTGTCGCGGGGGCAAGGCCGGCTCCCACCCCGCCGTCCTGAAGCGCCGTGCCGCCATCGCCGACAACTCCGAAATGAATGGGGAGCCGGCCAAATCGCAAGCACCGGCACGCGCGCCCTGTGCACACTTAAAGTCGGTAATTGCGAGATAGCAATTTCTCACATACATTGAGCGCACGAGAGTCTGATCGACCGCTCGCACGGGACCCGACCGGCGATATCCGTCCGATGGGCGACGTCACACACGAGCAGGTCCTGGGCATCCATTGGACGATCGGGACCCGCCATCCGGGCGGGTCCGGCTGCTACTCCGCTCGTTGGAGGACGTAATGTTTCTCAAGCGGTATCTGTCCCCGCTCTTCGTCTGTGCGTTGCTGGCGGGCTGCACGGATTCGCCCGGGATCACCGCTCCGGAGCGCCGCTCATCGGTCGCGACGAGCTACGACGTGGCGATGACGGGCCCCACGTACGCGTACGATGAGTCGTACACGGTGACCGCGGAGGGGACCCCCGCCGGCAGCTACCACTACACGTGGACGTACTCGGACTGCTACGTCAGCGAGCCGGGATGCAACAACGGCTTCGTGGAGATCCAGAGCGGGTGGGACGTCACCTCGACGTCCAACTACATGCCCGCATGGGGGGTCAACCAGAAGTACCGCGTCGACCTGCGGGCGAGCGAAAGCGGGCCCATCCTCGCCTCCGGCTGGGTGATCGTGCACGGTGCGGCGGAGGCGAACCCGAACCCGACCTGCACCGGGATCGTCTGCTAGCGTAGCGGAGGACGGAGAACACGGCGGAGGCCGGGAGATCACCTGATCTCCCGGCCTCCGCCGCGTCGCGCCCGTTCGTGTGCCTAGCGACCGCTCGGCGCGGGCGGATCCGTAGGCTGGCGCGCTGGCGGCGTGCCTCCCCCCGGCCCAGAGCGCCTCCGGCGAAGGCGGCGCACCGCCCATACGAGCACGGCCACGATCAGCCCCAGCGGCACCAGGAAGCCCAGCGACGCGATCAGGCCCGCCGTGAAGCCGATGAAGTTGCGCCACGCGTCGCGGAACGCCTCGCGAATGGGGCGGGCGCGGGGATGGTCGCCGATCAGGGCGCGGGGCTCGTGCACCGTCACGTTCAGCGTGCTCACCGCCGCGCGCGAGCGGAGGAAGCGGAGGCGCCCCTCCTGCGTGTCGATCTCCTGGCGGACGCGGGCCAGCTCGCGCTCCACCGCCAGCACGTCTTCCAGCTTGCCGGTGCGCGTGGCGAGGAGGCCCAGCAGCCGCTCCTCCAGCCGCCGCGCGTTGGCCGTGCGGGCGGAGAGGTCCACGTACTCCTCGCCCACGTCTTCCGCGTGCACCTGCACGCTCTCCACCTTGCCGAGCGGGCGCAGTCCGTTGACCGCCTGGTCGAAGCGCGCGGCGGGGATCTTGACCTCCAGCGTGGCGGACCTCGTCGCCTGCTCGCCACCGCTGACGGAGGTGTTCCCCACGTAGCCGCCGAGCCGCTGCGCCAGCTCCTGCACCCGCGCCACCGCCAGCTCCACCGAGTCCACCTCCACAGACGCGTTCCCCGTGCGGATCAGCATGCTCGGGGCGACGCTGGCGGAATCAGCCAGGGCGGGGGGGCGCGGGGGCGAGATCGCCAACGCCGCCGGCTGTCCCACGTTGTCACCGCCGCTCTCCTGCCGGTCTCGGGGTGCGGAGGTCGCCACGCCCTCGTTTCGCATCGGGGGCGAAGCCGCGCGGTCCACCTGCCATGTGTCGGTGGCGGATGTGGCCTCTCCGCTCGTCTCGCCCGAGCAGGCGGCGAAGGCCAGAAGTGCAAGGATGATGACGGGCTTCATGGAGTCTCGTAGGGCGAGAGAAGGGGAGCGCGGTCCGGAGTACGCGTGAGGCAGCGGCCGTGCCGTTGTGTGCTCGATCGCAACTGATTGTGAGGCAGCGGTTTGGATGATGCGCGCCACCGCACCTCGTTGTTCGGCGGTCGTCCGCTGGGCACCGGGCGGCGTTCAGTGAACGCGGTCCGTACGCCGGTTCTGACGGCGCGGGGTGGTTTGACGCGGGGGGCGCCGGCGTCTAGGATAGGGAAAACACTCCCCCGAACCGACTTCCCGAGATGCGCCGCACCGCGCTCGCCCTCCTCCCCCTCGCCGCCGCGTGCGCCGCGCCGCGGCCGGCGGTCGTGCCCACCCCCACGCCCGTGCTCGCGCCGGTGGCGGTGCTGACGCCGGCCCCGCCGGGCCAGGTGGGGATGCTGGCCACGCTCCCTGCGCGGCTCGACTCCATCGCCAACGAGGCCATCGCCAACGGGGCGGCGCCGGCCATCGCGGTGGCGGTGGGGCGGCACGGGCGGCTGGTGCACATGGCGTCGTACGGCCGCATCGACCGGCCGGAGGGCTCGCCCGCGGTGGACGACAGCACGCTCTTCGACCTGGCGTCGCTCACCAAGGTGGTCGCGACCACCACCGTCGCCATGCGGCTGGAGCAGGACTCGCTGCTGGACCTGGACCGCACGGTAGCCTCGTACCTCCCGGAGTTCAACGATTCCGCCAAGGCGGGGATCACGGTGAGGATGCTGGTGGCGCACAACGGCGGCCTGGAGGCCGGGGCGCCGCTGCACCGCCAGTTCCGCGGGCGCGAGGCGTTCCTCCAGCAGATCAGCCAGCGCCCGCTGCGCTTCACCCCCGGCACGCGCACCACCTACAGCGACTGGGACATGGTGCTGGCGGGCTTCATCATCGAGCGCCTGACCGGCAAGACGCTGGACGTGATCGCGGACGAGCAGCTCTTTCGCCCGCTGGGGATGCGCGAGACCCGCTGGAACCCCGGCGCCGCGCTCCGCCCGCGCACGGCGGCGACCGAGGTGGCGGCCGACCGCGGCGGGCTCATCTGGGGCGAGGTGCACGACGCCAACGCCTGGGCCATCGGTGGGGTGGCGGGGCACGCGGGGCTCTTCAGCAGCGTGCGCGACATGGCCGTCTTCGCCCAGATGCTGCTGAACGGCGGCGAGTACAACGGCGTGCGCATCCTTCGCCCGCAGACGGTGGCGCGCTGGACGGCGCCGCAGGGGCGCGGCGCGAGCCGCGCGCTGGGGTGGGACACGCCCTCCGAACGGTCCAGCGCGGGACGCTACTTCGGGCCGCGCTCCTTCGGCCACACGGGGTACACGGGCACCTCGCTCTGGATCGATCCGGAGCGCGGGCTCTTCGTCATCATCCTCACCAACCGCGTGAACCCGACCGCCGAGAACCAGAAGCACGTCCCCCTGCGCCGCGCCATCGCGGACGTGGTGCAGGAGGCGATCACCGACGCGCCGCTGGTGGATTGGGAGGCCAGGCGGCAGTAGGGGAATGGGGAATGGGAACAGCAGGGGACAGGCGGGGGCCGCGGTATTATCCCCAACCCTCTGTCATCCTGAGCGACGCGCCTCTCCATCCTTTCCTGTGCTCCAATCTTTGGCGCGGAGCGAAGGATCTACTGCGCTTGGCGAGGGGTCCGTAGCGACGTGCCGTCCTCTTGCCTCGCCGGCTAGATCCTTCGGGGCGCCGCAGGAGTGCGGCGTGCACCGCGGCGCTGGGAGCAGGCGGCTTCCTCAGGATGACAAGATGGGGACAGGTGTACCGAGAGGCACTTGGCACTTAGCACTTAGCACTTAGCACTTAGCACTGTTTTACATCGTTTGTCCTTGCGCTGGACCCCGCCCGGTGCTAGAAAAGGGGCTTGCGTGGCGCGCGGAGGGCGCCCACACCAAACCAGCAAACCCCGAACGAGGTGGCATGGCGCAGACCCGTGAGCGCGTCCCCGTCGTCATCGTAGAGTACGACCAGATCGCCAACACCATCGCGCGGCGCATCGCGGAGATCGTCCGCGAGCGCAACGCCCAGGGGCGACCCGCGGTACTGGGGCTCGCCACCGGGAGCACGCCCATCGGCATCTACCGCGAGCTGATCCGGCTGCACAGGGAGGAAGGGCTCGACTTCTCCAACGTCGTCTCCTTCAACCTGGACGAGTACTACCCCATGGAGCCGGAGAGCATCCACAGCTACCACCGGTACATGCGGGAGAACCTCTTCGACCACATCAACATCCCGCAGGGGAACGCCCACCTCCCGCCCGGCAACATCGAGCGCGTGCGGGTGGAGGAGGCGTGCGAGGAGTACGAGGACGCCATCCGCGCGGCGGGCGGCATCGACTTCCAGATCCTGGGGATCGGCAAGACGGGGCACATCGGCTTCAACGAGCCGGGGTCGGGGGTAAACAGCCGCAC
This genomic window from Longimicrobium sp. contains:
- a CDS encoding transglycosylase SLT domain-containing protein gives rise to the protein MIEQRRQQPRQVTGRVAAWSWWKLLLAALLVIPGAVAIAYNTAGVAAVFRPPAGPPDTLKHLGTPVAKPPLGVEARYLRRAVLKETGREAVLTGLMERYNVTRPLARRIYDAALAQRIDPELAFRLIRVESVFDADAGNMGALGLTQVMLGTATDIDPEVDTPKELLDPDTNMRVGFTNLRNMIELFDGDVRLAVIAYNRGEVAVQRALRRGKDPENGYGERVLGPRHHGGQRYTGKGLLPATATAATTQ
- a CDS encoding DUF4349 domain-containing protein: MKPVIILALLAFAACSGETSGEATSATDTWQVDRAASPPMRNEGVATSAPRDRQESGGDNVGQPAALAISPPRPPALADSASVAPSMLIRTGNASVEVDSVELAVARVQELAQRLGGYVGNTSVSGGEQATRSATLEVKIPAARFDQAVNGLRPLGKVESVQVHAEDVGEEYVDLSARTANARRLEERLLGLLATRTGKLEDVLAVERELARVRQEIDTQEGRLRFLRSRAAVSTLNVTVHEPRALIGDHPRARPIREAFRDAWRNFIGFTAGLIASLGFLVPLGLIVAVLVWAVRRLRRRRSGPGGGTPPARQPTDPPAPSGR
- a CDS encoding short chain dehydrogenase; its protein translation is MRVMVIGATGTIGSAVADALGGHEVIRVGSSSGDVRADISRPESIRELFAGIGQVDAVVSCAGSARFNPLAELSDDDFAFSLANKLMGQVNLVRLGMEHVRDGGSITLTSGVLSQVPIPGSAAISLVNAGVEAFARAAALEAPRGIRVNTVSPPWVSETLVQMGQDPSGGLPAAVVARAYLSSVHDEVNGTVIDARRFA
- a CDS encoding LLM class flavin-dependent oxidoreductase; this translates as MSGGTPLKIGIVDQSPVPTGGTGADAVRNTLELARLAERLGYSRYWLAEHHSTNSFAGSAPEVLIPMVAAATTTLRVGSGGVLLPHYSPFKVAEQFRVMEALFPGRMDLGIGRAPGGDARAVMALGYGRSISIEHFPQQVAELIGWLENSYDKRHPWGRVRAMPRGDTIPQLWLLGSGGGSAGYAAQMGLSFTFAQFISGEDGATTLRAYRERFLPGPHLPNPRASLAVGVICADTDDAARRLSSSLELWRRRIAIGRDRGIPSPDEALRELGESWRLPDLGTDGARAIVGDPAHVAAELRRLAARCGVDEVMAVTVTHDHAARLRSHELLAQAMELTPT
- a CDS encoding PAS domain-containing protein, whose product is MLRTDSTPEERYRAFVEQSSEGIWCFEFDPPVPLDVPMDEQIEHAYRHGVLLECNDAMARMYGYEHARRGYWARSSR
- a CDS encoding serine hydrolase codes for the protein MRRTALALLPLAAACAAPRPAVVPTPTPVLAPVAVLTPAPPGQVGMLATLPARLDSIANEAIANGAAPAIAVAVGRHGRLVHMASYGRIDRPEGSPAVDDSTLFDLASLTKVVATTTVAMRLEQDSLLDLDRTVASYLPEFNDSAKAGITVRMLVAHNGGLEAGAPLHRQFRGREAFLQQISQRPLRFTPGTRTTYSDWDMVLAGFIIERLTGKTLDVIADEQLFRPLGMRETRWNPGAALRPRTAATEVAADRGGLIWGEVHDANAWAIGGVAGHAGLFSSVRDMAVFAQMLLNGGEYNGVRILRPQTVARWTAPQGRGASRALGWDTPSERSSAGRYFGPRSFGHTGYTGTSLWIDPERGLFVIILTNRVNPTAENQKHVPLRRAIADVVQEAITDAPLVDWEARRQ